aattattaattacaaatCTCTTCATCAAATCAAAAACCCAGATTTTGCTCTTCATCATCCATCTTCATATTAATCACAAAGGTACATAAAGGGTCATTcatcaaacccagaaaaattagcaaaaaatacTATGTTTGAATGTGGTTTCACCATCTTCCTCTGCCACTTTCAGCAGACTCATCCACCAATTTTCCAGAGAAGCCAAGGAGATAAATCTAGAACATTAGAGTAGAATGAAAAAGCCAGAAAAGCCAAGGAGCACAAGCACACGCAGATAAACCAACCTTCCACTCCTTATTCATTTcctttattattataattatttccATTTATTCAAAACATTCCAACAAATACCACCCACCAAATATGTGACCACGATGACTGGGTCAACCTCGCCATGGCCGACGATTCCACCGCCGCCGgcctcctcctccgcctccaAATTGGTAAACAAGATCTGATAAGGTTCGAACCTTCACAATctcatctcttcttctttctgatGCATTCGGTTTCTAAAACCCATAACCCCAACCCACCGCTACCATACCCACATGGTAGATCTGAAGATTTTGGTTCTTCGGTTAGATGTTATCTTCTTCACCCAGTTCAACCTCCTCTTCTTCGATCTCCTCATCCCTCCTCCTCCACCGGATCAATCACATTGCCGCTGTTAACTGCCACGACCTCCACCGCGACACCGTCCTCATAAGGACCCCGGCCATCGTCCGCGACATGGTGGCGCGCTACCACACCCACGTCGTCTCCCCGAACCAGTGCAGAAAAAAGAACACAAACTTAGAAATCTTACACTAGCTATGGCAGATCGAAACCCAGGGCGAGAGGGGGGAGGTTGAACGAAGAGGGGGAGGGGGAAATCAAGTCTGGTGTTAGTGGGCATTTGATGGGGGTAGATCTGGGTGTGGGCTGATGAGAAAAAAAggagattgatgatgatggtgtttttcttttgaactgctgatggtgatgaagatgatcaTTAATTgctataataattaaattattaattataaataagctttagaatttaaatgaaaaagaaaaagaaaagccacataagctcattaattgacgtggtaagggccacatcagctggcggagctccggcgttgacccacccatccggaaggaccaaaaccaatcattttgccaaaaactggggaccaacCCCCACCTTTacgccggcgagggactaaagccatatttatgacaaaggttggggaccaaaaactggattaagcctaatGATAAACATTAGAAAGAAATGTAACTTTTGCCCAAATTTTAAGCTTCCTACATAAGCCTCTCATTTCTTTCTCCCGTAACTTTTTGTCTTCCATCTAGTTCTAGTGGGTTTTTCCAACTTTGCTTCCAAACTTTCACCCTCTTGTGTGAAAACTTCATATTTCTAATTCTAACTCAacatttttatcttaattttcttttgttttccttGCTCGAACGTCATTCTTTGTGTGCAGCTCTCAAACTCAAAGCTTTTTTTAACCCCATTTTTATGGGGATCAACTCATAGCTATAGAGGTAATTTCTTGTATATTGTTCTTGCATGTGGGTTTAATTAGCTTGTTGTTTAAAGTCTTATTTTAGCTCCTCCTAATATTTTGCTCAAGCTCCGCCACTGAGCCTCACAAAAATGGATCAGATTACATGCCCTTGAATTTTATACAGAGAAGATTAAAAATATTCTTCTTCTACCACTGAAAGTTAGCTACAGTAATATGTTCCAACATTTTTAAAATGTATATATGTTTGTTTTCAACAAATGGATCTTTCTTCACAAACAAACTGTGGATATCAATGAATCAATTGAGAGCATAATGAAAGCCAAAAACGCATAATTAAGGTTTCTTAGTACAGCTCCTAAGTCCTAACAACACAGTTTTAGAATTTCATTGCAGAGGACCTCCTATCCCTCCACCAAAATCACAATAGGCATAAAATCACCCATTTCCTAGTTCCATATTCGAGTGAGCCTAAACCTATTCTTGTCATCTAAGAATTGTAATCAATGATAGGTTTTGTGTCATTATATTGCCATTGTtaaaatgttaaaataaaatgttcctccccaTTTAAATTGAAACATGTAATTTAATTCTAGATAATCATAGACTGTGTGTATGTTAACCCTTACTTAAATTGTTCGTGTAAATTGTTCGTCCCCGTGAATTTTTTTAACATATAACGTGAGGTATACGAAAGTATAGTATGCAAGAATTGAATATGTGAGTTGATATAAATAAATGTTCtaacaattaaaaaaagttGTCACACAAATAGTTTGATATACCATTAATCCAAAATATAATGAGAATGTAGAAAAAAACTCCGATTACAAATAAATTAACCGAGCTATTATTTGTAGAGATTAAATTGCAAATGAAACATTTGTTCCAATAATTTGAAATCAATTGATTAATTGAAATAAAACCTCCATTGGGCTTGTAATCCTTCATATAAATTAACTGGGTCTTCACTCCTTGTAGTCAAGATCCTAATGGACTCCCCATGGCTTCCTTTCTTCTCCATGGATCTCTATGAAGGATTTCAGCTTCAGTGTGTGCCAATTTTTCATTGATCACTTCACCAACATACGTGAATGATGCCACCAGCCCCACTAACTGCTGctcaaaagtcaaaatcaataaCAAAAACTCAGATCATAAGTACCATAACATTTCATAtacttataattaaaaaatctcTCATTAGATTAAAGCTTAAAATGCATAGCAGATTAAAAGTCCATCACTATCAACAATATGAAACAACATTTGATACCAATTCATTTCCAACTAATCAAATATTAAGATCTGTCAAAGTGCTATTAAAAGAAACCAAAGTAAGAGATCAAACCATAATTTTGTAACCCTTTTGAGATTCTTATTCAAATATGCCCTTAGTTGTGATATGAACTATTTCCTAGATGAGCCTCACAAAAATAGATCAAATTACATGCCCTTGAATTTATTCTTCTTCTACCACTGAAAGTTAGTACAGTAATATGTTCCAACATTTTATTTAATAGGCTGGGTATGAaagctataaaaaaaaatagatgaaGGAAAAGTCAAGCCTAATAAAGTCTAGCCAAAACTTCCACTGCAGATTACTTTGCCATCTAACAGCCTCATCATGACCTCATGATATATGCAGCTGTTTGAGCTAGTAAACTGAACATGGACTTCTAGCAAATTGATTTTTCTGAATTACAGTAAGTTTCGTGACAATCCATCTCATGATCAATTATTCCTTAACTTAACTTGATATTAAGAATTAAGTCTAAATAcccatcaaaaaaaaaagaattaagtcTAAATACTATTCTTGTACATCATTTCCACACATTGTCCTAGTAAAAGGAACCTATTTAAAATGTATATATGTTTGTTTTCAAATAATAAATGGATCATTCTTCACAAATTGTGGGTagtaatgaatgaatgaattgaGAGCATAACGAAAGCCACAACCATAATTAAGGTTTCTTAGTACAGCTTCCAACAACTCAGTTTTAGAATTTCATTGCAGAGGATCTCCTATCCCTCCACCAAAATCACAATAGGCATAAAATCACCCATTTTCCTACTTCCATTTTCGAGTGAGGCTAATCCTATTCTTGTCATCTTAGAATTGTAATCAATGATAGGTTTTGTGTCATTATATTGCCATGGTTGTTACCCATATGAAACTATTAGTCTTTCCATCTTGGAAAAGGAGTTCACTACATCCAGCATAGTAAGGTTCCTCAAAGTTAGAATCCAAACCAAAACAGCAACTATTAGAGTCTTTGTGGTTAGGAGTGTTAGTCCAAAGTTGCCTCTAAAAGCCATTAAAAAACTCCCTACTACATGGATGAATCTCCAGATATTTAACGACTAGAACTATAACTCCACAAACATTACAACTATAATAGAAGGCATATTAAAAGGGAAATAAATGTGTTTCTAACAAATTGAAAGTGAAAGTTGAGGAGCTTACTTACAAATCGAAGCTCTTGTGGAGATTTCAGTCGCTAACATCAGGGAGTGAAAGCATTGACTCTGTATATATGGGCACTGATGCAACTAGTAAACCACAATGGTTCGGATACTCTAGTTGTTCTTCTTGTTCTACTCCTTCACCACTATACTTTTTCACTTTTGATCCAGAATATAAAACAATATCACCACCTTTTGTAGAGCATATTGGGAAGGGATATATCTCCGTAGATAGAACAAGAGTCTTGGTCCAAGATGTCTGTACTTTGTATTTCTTCATAACCCATATTTCACATGTACCATCTCTCTGCATAATTGATAGACTTAAAAATCTTCCATGCACCCACAAATTAAACCAAGGGAAAAGAAGACCATGAGGCATGGGTATCTCTAAGAGTCTCTTTTCCATTAAATCAAAGGCAATAATAAACATGGTCGTAACACCATCGACCCAGTTACTAACCGCCCAGTGAATAGCCTCGTTAAAGAGCAACCCAGTACAAGTGTCAATAGTGGTCAAGGGAGGCAAATCAACACCCTCAGTATATTTCCACATATTAGCTCTCAATGAGAAAAACTGCACATCTGGTAAATGAGTAGGTTGGTTACCGTCCGCCACGGGCACTCGAACCACCAAGTAGTCATCTGTCGAGGAATCGTAACCAAATCCAAATAGATGATTAAAAACATTGGTGTCAACAACAGGAGATGAAGGTATTGGTTTGTGGACATGTGTGGATGGATTCCACAGGTAGAGACTATCATTCCACGGGTGCTGATGACTAATATTAATAATCCAGGTGATTAGCAGAAAGCCTCTACACGAACCTTCAATCGAAATACGGTTACCGTGTTTAGACGATAAATCATGATAATTAGACAAAAAGTGACAATTGATTGGTTGAGAAACACGATGAGATTGAAGCGGTCCCTCTAAGTCAATGGTTCGAATGGCATGAGAGTCAGCGAAAAGGAGTGAAGGAGCAGCACGTTGAAAATGTAATGATGCAAAGAGGGGATCGGATATGAGAGATCTCCATAACTTGCACACAGCCTTGAATCGTACAATAGACTTCACCGGTAACCTCAAAAGGATTTCAATTATCAAATCTCGATCCATGTCAATATGCAGTGTTTGAATCTGAatctgaattgaattgaattcacAAAGTGAGATTGATAGATAGATACAGTAGCAATAGCAATTGttgtttgggtttagggtttacaaATTACAACTGTGATCGATCAAATGATTTACCTCGATGGTAGACACAGACGCGGCTTCCGGCGGACTCGCACCGTCAGAGGACATGGATGAACGGACAGAGTAAGGCGGCGCGTCGCTAACTGAGAGGCAGGCACGGGCTGAACTCGGGGAGGCCATCGGAGGGGCAAGCGTGGGTCTGCACGACCGAAGGAAAGGCGGCGCGTCGCTAACTGAGAGGCAGGCACGGGCTTAATTGGAGGAGTTTTCCTTCATCTAGTTGTATAATCTTCCAAGCCCAAGAGTTTTCCATTTTCGGATcttcttaaactgaatttacaTGTGTGGGTtgggcattagttttaacaccccctTAATTATTCTCCCACCCTCCTTTATGCACCAAAATATCTAAAATaccctttaaaatttaatttcattccaaaCATATCCCTTTTCCT
This is a stretch of genomic DNA from Lotus japonicus ecotype B-129 chromosome 1, LjGifu_v1.2. It encodes these proteins:
- the LOC130727612 gene encoding F-box/kelch-repeat protein At3g23880-like, yielding MASPSSARACLSVSDAPPYSVRSSMSSDGASPPEAASVSTIEIQIQTLHIDMDRDLIIEILLRLPVKSIVRFKAVCKLWRSLISDPLFASLHFQRAAPSLLFADSHAIRTIDLEGPLQSHRVSQPINCHFLSNYHDLSSKHGNRISIEGSCRGFLLITWIINISHQHPWNDSLYLWNPSTHVHKPIPSSPVVDTNVFNHLFGFGYDSSTDDYLVVRVPVADGNQPTHLPDVQFFSLRANMWKYTEGVDLPPLTTIDTCTGLLFNEAIHWAVSNWVDGVTTMFIIAFDLMEKRLLEIPMPHGLLFPWFNLWVHGRFLSLSIMQRDGTCEIWVMKKYKVQTSWTKTLVLSTEIYPFPICSTKGGDIVLYSGSKVKKYSGEGVEQEEQLEYPNHCGLLVASVPIYTESMLSLPDVSD